Proteins encoded by one window of Conger conger chromosome 1, fConCon1.1, whole genome shotgun sequence:
- the ccdc32 gene encoding coiled-coil domain-containing protein 32, with product MKLNYNLDLPGVEGHGTEGMIDGFGTQEARSSGELWSEICSGLPLHTTENEEPAEFKDSFQPQLQESSQENKWEPMDDSDVYIASLENRLRRLKGQSQEVTSREMLHTLSQAKKECWDRFLYGAQGSDLFQEGGDIDGSALEQLKRWLQPEKVAISAEELEHLLLPEQSREHLANGGAERVQTEAKDEEPEEEESHAPEK from the exons ATGAAGTTAAACTATAATCTAGATTTACCTGGAGTGGAAG GCCACGGAACTGAAGGTATGATTGACGGGTTTGGGACCCAAGAAGCTCGGTCCAGCGGAGAGCTATGGTCTGAGATCTGTTCGGGGCTGCCATTGCATACGACCGAGAATGAAGAGCCAGCTGAGTTTAAGGATTCTTTCCAACCGCAATTGCAAGAGAGCTCGCAAGAAAACAAGTGGGAACCCATGGATGACTCCGACGTGTACATCGCCAGCCTAG AAAACCGCCTAAGGAGGCTCAAGGGCCAGTCCCAGGAAGTGACCTCAAGGGAGATgcttcacacactctctcaggcCAAAaaggaatgctgggataggttccttTATGGTGCACAAGGATCTGATCTTTTTCAAGAGGGTGGTGACATTGATGGGAG TGCTCTGGAGCAGCTGAAGAGGTGGCTGCAGCCAGAGAAAGTGGCAATAAGTGCAGAGGAGCTGGAGCACCTCCTCCTTCCAGAGCAGAGTAGGGAGCACCTGGCCAatggaggggcagagagggttCAAACTGAAGCAAAGGATGAGGAGCCAGAAGAAGAGGAGAGCCATGCACCTGAAAAATAG